One segment of Amycolatopsis alba DSM 44262 DNA contains the following:
- a CDS encoding TetR/AcrR family transcriptional regulator: MARPKEFDERAAVGRAMDAFWARGYEGTSTQALCEATGLGRSSIYNTFTSKHELFMRALDHYAERGIVLRTALLEESGTGAERFRALFSYTIDEEVTHRGRGCLVVNTVAEFGDRDPEIKARIDADTRRHLTLLAASAREGQLDGTIDNAREPGDVAEFAHSTVAGLRLMSRRGAGRAAMEAVAGIALDAITAK, translated from the coding sequence ATGGCCAGGCCCAAGGAATTCGACGAGCGCGCCGCTGTCGGGCGTGCCATGGACGCGTTCTGGGCCCGCGGCTACGAGGGCACGTCGACACAGGCTCTCTGCGAAGCCACCGGCCTGGGCCGCAGCAGCATCTACAACACCTTCACCAGCAAGCACGAACTGTTCATGCGCGCGCTCGATCACTACGCCGAGCGTGGAATCGTGCTCAGAACGGCCCTGCTGGAGGAATCCGGGACCGGCGCCGAGCGGTTCCGGGCCTTGTTCTCGTACACGATCGACGAGGAAGTCACCCACCGCGGCCGAGGCTGCCTCGTGGTCAACACCGTGGCCGAGTTCGGCGATCGCGATCCCGAGATCAAGGCGCGGATCGACGCCGACACCCGGCGGCACCTCACCCTTCTCGCGGCCAGCGCCAGGGAAGGACAGCTCGACGGGACGATCGACAACGCCCGCGAGCCCGGCGACGTCGCCGAGTTCGCGCACAGCACCGTCGCCGGACTCCGGCTGATGTCCCGCCGCGGCGCCGGACGGGCGGCCATGGAGGCCGTCGCCGGCATCGCACTGGACGCGATCACCGCGAAGTAA